In Podospora pseudopauciseta strain CBS 411.78 chromosome 3, whole genome shotgun sequence, one genomic interval encodes:
- the ARG8 gene encoding acetylornithine aminotransferase (EggNog:ENOG503NUU1; BUSCO:EOG09262OX9; COG:E) — MSLRPTLRLAAMASRRCCSLASTRLASTATVPKYKEITHPDIMPGSSKSQSLIDSTSPYMVTTYSRPPIVFTKASGSLIWDAAGREYLDFTGGIAVNSLGHNDPQLCAIMADQATTLTHCSNLYYNSWVGELSKKLVGLTREKGGMHDAAQVFVCNSGSEANEAGIKFARKVGKVVDPSGQKVEIVSFRNAFHGRTMGSLSATPNPKYQEPFAPMVPGFRVGELNDVAGIDGLVTERTCSVIVEPIQGEGGVTPAEDEFLVRLARRCREVGALLHYDEIQCGLGRTGQFWAHGHLPKEAHPDILTTAKALGNGFPIGATIINERVGEKIKVGDHGTTFGGNPLACRLACNIVERLGDEKLLEGVKRKEKIFRETFERWRGEWPELVKEVRGKGLILGLQLSEDPAGIVKAARERGLLVITAGTNTLRFVPALTIEEGQIKEGLEKLENAIRATRE, encoded by the coding sequence ATGTCCCTCCGTCCCACCCTCCGCCTCGCCGCCATGGCGAGCAggcgctgctgctccctGGCATCAACGAGGCTAGCCAGCACTGCCACCGTCCCCAAATACAAGGAAATCACGCACCCAGACATCATGCCGGGCAGCTCCAAATCCCAATCTCTCATCgactccacctccccatacATGGTGACGACCTActcccgcccccccatcGTCTTCACCAAAGCCTCCGGCTCCCTGATCTGGGATGCGGCCGGCAGGGAGTACCTCGACTTCACGGGCGGCATCGCCGTCAACTCTCTCGGGCACAACGACCCCCAACTCTGCGCCATCATGGCCGACCAGGCCACCACGCTGACTCACTGCTCCAATCTTTACTACAACTCTTGGGTGGGGGAACTATCCAAAAAGCTGGTGGGATTGAcgagggaaaaggggggcaTGCACGACGCAGCCCAGGTATTCGTCTGCAATTCCGGCAGCGAGGCCAACGAGGCGGGGATCAAATTCGCGAGAAAAGTCGGCAAGGTTGTCGATCCGAGCGGGCAAAAGGTGGAGATCGTCAGCTTCAGGAACGCGTTTCACGGCCGGACGATGGGGTCTCTGTCGGCGACGCCTAACCCCAAGTATCAGGAGCCGTTTGCGCCCATGGTTCCGGGTTTTAGGGTGGGGGAGCTGAATGACGTTGCTGGGATCGATGGGCTGGTGACGGAACGGACATGCAGTGTTATTGTTGAGCCGAttcagggggaggggggggtcaCGCCGGCGGAGGATGAGTTtttggtgaggttggcgagaCGGTGCAGGGAGGTGGGGGCGTTGTTGCATTATGATGAGATTCAGTGTGGGTTGGGACGGACGGGGCAGTTTTGGGCGCATGGGCATCTGCCGAAGGAGGCGCACCCGGATATTTTGACCACGGCGAAGGCGTTGGGGAATGGGTTTCCTATTGGGGCTACGATAATTAAcgagagggttggggagaagatcaaggtgGGGGATCATGGGACTACGTTTGGGGGGAACCCGTTGGCTTGTCGGTTGGCTTGCAATATcgtggagaggttgggggatgagaagctgctggagggggttAAGAGGAAAGAGAAGATCTTCAGGGAGACGTTtgagaggtggaggggggagtggccGGAGTTGGTcaaggaggtgagggggaaggggttgattTTGGGGTTGCAGTTGAGTGAGGACCCGGCGGGGATTGtcaaggcggcgagggagaggggttTGTTGGTCATCACTGCTGGAACAAACACGTTGAGGTTCGTGCCGGCGTTGACGATCGAGGAGGGGCAGATtaaggaggggttggagaagttGGAGAATGCTATCAGGGCGACGAGGGAGTaa
- a CDS encoding hypothetical protein (EggNog:ENOG503NUJY; COG:E), whose product MVHLSTIPDENQVVDGKLAGGIKKAHLQLVNDDDSFTTSVYGSRFAARDLPKHEMPEAEMSKDVAYRLIKDHLSLDGNPILNLASFVTTYMEEEAEKLMTEAFSKNFIDYEEYPQSADIQNRCVSMIGRLFHAPIGVEDDIGAIGTSCVGSSEAIMLAVLAMKRRWKNKRIEEGKPYDRPNIVMSSAVQVCWEKAARYFEVEEKLVYCTEERYVIDPEETVNLVDENTIGICVILGTTYTGEYEDVKAVDDLLTKKGLNTPIHVDAASGGFVAPFVVPDLEWDFRLEHVVSINVSGHKYGLVYPGVGWVVWRSTEFLPQELVFNINYLGADQASFTLNFSKGASQVIGQYYQLIRLGKHGYRAIMSNLTRTANYLSDSLEALGFIIMSKKSGEGLPLVAFRLPPQEDRNYDEFALAHQLRVRGWVVPAYTMAPNTENLKMLRVVVREDFTRSRCDSLITDIKQSQQLLGQMDQDSIKKQQDFIHKHNTSSGKASHNHPKYRKEKHSLQGKTGKTHAIC is encoded by the exons ATGGTACACCTTTCGACCATCCCCGACGAAAACCAGGTCGTCGACGGCAAGCTGGCTGGTGGCATCAAAAAGGCCCACCTCCAGCTTGTCAATGACGATGACAGCTTCACCACTAGCGTCTACGGCTCCCGGTTTGCCGCCAGAGACCTCCCCAAGCACGAGATGCCCGAGGCCGAGATGTCTAAAGATGTGGCCTACCGCTTGATCAAGGACCATTTGAGCCTGGACGGCAACCCCATTCTGAA TTTGGCTTCTTTTGTCACGACTTATATG GAGGAAGAAGCGGAAAAGCTCATGACCGAGGCCTTCTCAAAAAACTTCATCGACTATGAAGAGTACCCCCAGTCGGCCGACATTCAGAACCGATGCGTCTCCATGATCGGAAGACTGTTTCACGCCCCGATAGGCGTCGAAGACGATATCGGCGCTATTGGCACTTCCTGCGTCGGTAGCAGTGAAGCCATCATGTTGGCTGTGCTTGCGATGAAGAGGCGCTGGAAGAACAAGAGGATAGAGGAGGGCAAGCCGTACGACAGACCCAACATTGTCATGTCGTCGGCCGTTCAGGTGTGCTGGGAGAAGGCGGCGCGCTATttcgaggtggaggagaagttggTGTACTGCACCGAGGAGCGATATGTCATTGACCCCGAGGAGACTGTCAATCTTGTCGATGAGAACACTATTGGCATCTGCGTGATTCTCGGGACGACTTATACCGGCGAGTATGAGGATGTCAAGGCTGTCGATGACTTGTTGACCAAGAAGGGGTTGAACACGCCGATTCACGTCGATGCTGCTAGCGGTGGGTTTGTGGCACCATTTGTCGTGCCAGACCTTGAATGGGATTTCAGACTGGAACATGTCGTTTCCATCAACGTGTCTGGGCACAAG TATGGTCTCGTCTACcctggtgttggttgggttgtgtGGAGGAGTACCGAGTTCTTGCCCCAAGAGCTCgtcttcaacatcaactACCTCGGCGCCGATCAAGCttccttcaccctcaactTCAGCAAAGGGGCCAGTCAGGTCATTGGCCAGTACTATCAGCTCATCAGACTTGGGAAACACGGATACAGGGCCATCATGAGCAACCTGACGCGAACGGCCAATTACTTGTCAGACTCTCTCGAGGCTCTcggcttcatcatcatgtccAAGAAGTCGGGCGAGGGTCTGCCACTAGTAGCCTTCCGTCTCCCGCCCCAAGAAGACCGCAACTATGACGAGTTCGCCCTCGCTCACCAGTTGCGCGTTCGCGGCTGGGTTGTCCCCGCGTATACCATGGCGCCCAACACAGAGAACCTCAAGATGCTCCGCGTAGTCGTTCGCGAGGATTTTACGCGCAGTCGATGCGACAGCCTCATCACTGATATCAAGCAGAGTCAACAGCTTCTCGGACAGATGGACCAGGACAGcatcaagaagcagcaggaCTTCATCCACAAACACAACACCTCGAGCGGGAAAGCCTcacacaaccaccccaaGTATCGG AAGGAAAAACATTCTCTTCAGGGGAAGACAGGCAAAACTCACGCTATCTGCTAA
- a CDS encoding hypothetical protein (COG:H; EggNog:ENOG503Q4U4) has product MWRRLSQIVVKVRRRHGFDCSGSASSGFPTAAGAQSKFDKTTTATMPSLSEKDQLAWASVPWTSVVDEESGNVLGWRKSQVPYIPGGVDNSGLSLQTLDVWLPASCTPGYATSQAPDAPSLPSQSGHWIVYIHGGAWRDPMIDASSFSPTAINLLQAAASSFSKGSVPIAGVASLNYRLSPHPNHPTGGRDPNREARHPDHISDVLDGLAFLQRLGGATGSWLLSGHSCGATLAFQAVMAPSRWGLDTAIVKPTVVVGLNGLYDLAGFITMPPPEYVGLRDAYDEFTRGAFGDDETVWKDACPATADDWTSEWQEGKQVVLAQSREDSLVPYDQLEKMGAYLSKSSSLNIREMEAGGDHDDIWKKGDRLAEILYEVVSGLM; this is encoded by the coding sequence ATGTGGAGGCGCTTGAGCCAAATCGTGGTCAAGGTTCGCCGACGCCATGGCTTCGATTGTTCCGGGTCTGCGTCTTCGGGTTTCCCAACGGCGGCAGGTGCACAATCCAAGTTCGACAAGACAACAACCGCAACGATGCCATCGCTGTCGGAGAAAGACCAGCTGGCATGGGCTTCAGTACCCTGGACGTCTGTGGTAGACGAAGAAAGTGGCAACGTCCTCGGCTGGCGCAAATCTCAAGTCCCCTACATTCCTGGGGGCGTCGATAACAGTGGTTTGTCACTCCAGACGCTTGATGTTTGGCTTCCCGCTTCGTGCACCCCTGGATATGCAACCTCGCAGGCTCCTGAtgccccttccctcccttctcaGTCAGGACACTGGATCGTCTACATCCATGGCGGAGCCTGGCGCGACCCCATGATTGACGCCTCGTCGTTCTCCCCCACAGCTATCAATCTCCTTCAAGCAGCCGCCAGTTCCTTTTCCAAGGGCTCGGTTCCCATCGCCGGTGTGGCATCCCTCAACTACCGGCTCTctccccaccccaaccaccctACCGGAGGGCGAGACCCGAATCGAGAGGCCAGACACCCAGATCACATCAGCGACGTCCTAGATGGCCTGGCATTCCTCCAGCGTTTGGGTGGTGCAACTGGGTCATGGTTGTTATCCGGTCATAGCTGTGGAGCAACCCTCGCATTCCAAGCAGTCATGGCCCCCTCGCGATGGGGCCTCGACACTGCCATCGTGAAGCCCACCGTTGTCGTTGGTCTGAACGGGCTGTACGACTTGGCTGGCTTCATCACCATGCCACCGCCCGAATATGTTGGCCTGAGAGATGCGTATGACGAGTTTACTCGTGGCGCCTTTGGAGACGACGAGACCGTTTGGAAAGATGCCTGCCCTGCCACGGCAGACGATTGGACAAGCGAATGGCAGGAAGGGAAACAAGTCGTTCTGGCCCAGAGTCGTGAGGACAGCCTGGTGCCGTACGACCAGCTCGAAAAGATGGGGGCCTACCTGAGCAAATCATCGTCTTTGAATATTCGGGAAATGGAGGCTGGCGGTGATCATGATGATATCTGGAAGAAGGGTGACAGGTTGGCCGAGATATTGTACGAAGTTGTATCGGGTTTGATGTGA